Proteins encoded by one window of Brienomyrus brachyistius isolate T26 chromosome 1, BBRACH_0.4, whole genome shotgun sequence:
- the mxra5b gene encoding matrix-remodeling-associated protein 5 gives MGHPATAVLALMVTLTMPHAGLLCPHPCACYQPTEVHCTFRSLLTVPSGLPSHVERINLGFNTINRLTESSFSGLRKLELLMIHGNYLHSIPSSTFRDLVSLQVLKMSYNKLRVITGHTLFGLSGLIRLHLDHNWIEFIQPDAFNGMTALRLVNLEGNRLQQLHPSTFATFSVLQHFHVSSLRHLYLSDNILSTLPHTMFRTMPQLESLFLHSNPWACDCRLRWFLEWTSHSPDVLKCKKEKSAPGEQLCSVCSSPRQLRGKEALQLEDLNCTSPRIISLKKGVTSEDNHDVLSLEHFKAAFGNITLNLTDEHGHKVDLHCSISEPRESSKITWNPISSYRIGTNLSLFLDLQCPMHRESYEKLWKLIAYYSEVPMHLQRELMLTREPKSYRYRQDVEKNGYYYTGVSANMMSLPEWLMQSSVKLQLNRLQSTSRSVKLILSIDFSETLETEVIQRQRRNWVMIELKNTTRTALSALVGAVTEMDCTVQSSGDPVIQWMLPDGSKVTAPYNSADNRVSLSSTGKLLIKAVTHSDSGVYYCIAKVKEDLDVLAFRLSVEESSDPLPGDVAGSPVNRFVSESISLPCITTGTPDADLNWILPDRNIINFKLNSSKAAVYLNGTLFLPKSHLTDSGYYKCVAVNQYGRDSQATKVIVTSRYTARPLRKFPMRPQSASGVSTKIKALVSDTEESSGDDGVQEKKFTGQMGKLHPRRGQQSSTRRLPLMNSGRLPHRRRKPIRKGFRVENGKSVIESRRKVNMPNKKIDPQQWADILAKIRNKIGTKMTTPSSIQASTAATIQQPESSPSSNSEPSKNDENSQRSSTDDASLLEDRRYLVTTLQIPAHQTESFLGIDAPNSEDQTDSIYQMSASKTNIDSDAVTANTRLIQPTSGPRESSLTVSDVNTEEEHNTGIIKTSMQYNSPLEENHSKAMETSSVFTAPSLLIISEQLLDISTAETSHTGGLSPTVDAYSGITSHIYAKVNDHVKTTTEPKVTASSSRTKLMLSGNFSQKIYSKSILHNPQNPRNSRRRYWSRRRPSRIQAPQKTPKPSLEFFTAGPKLWTKSHGGSVSLSTASTTIISQLQSARSQVTMTPPITAVTKDLSVHEMSSSQAEITSTAYEGHANPELKIIIPFNSKSEIQDSALTTDSHYVFTNAQNQSISKYDTSTVATLSSSPDYEAVLLTIPNSDVTSIVPVESNFLDENNLETATGGFTVSLSPHFPTQDFQMKANGPPENGLINIKHESQDSEETTGNNDSHIKGHIKPNIVNITQDEKESLPYFLIPTKTPVISGSPEQGFFLADTTPVTVKLGTNWKPNHVTQTSKPVSTKIKEGLLRRTILTSNSATVTSTQAAATAVITTSAVKVMDSPALRPSVNLSSSPHNRLKTEISHSSQGNRGKYVSIKHNVILPDINQKYSNSSDITNPPTISRPDADRKFIQTTPLFSNPTVTSVESKPYSAGNAINTSSQLEIMLEETVTDAPATQSPLKGSIPQSQQNPGSEAGALIFPSIEAPPNVPQYHTPPSLVASQGAQPRITTTNVHSVSVHAEMDAALPCDAAGEPKPFLMWTKVSSEAMITLNSKIPRMEVKSNGTLVIRNTQVHDHGQYLCTAQNQHGVDKMLVTLMVLSQRPRILQPRHRDVVVYLGNSTSLDCQAKGIPSPNITWVLPDRTVLRTASSSKQHVSLLANGTLYIQSTAYPDRGVYKCIASNAAGTDVLSARIHVTALPPIIQQPHYENLTLSEGQVVYVHCSAKGAPQPSIRWVTFDGSHVRPSQFVNGNLFVFPNGTLYIRNLSPKDSGRYECTASNMVGSSKRGINLLVKKGISTAKITSSSPKRTEVTYGGQLYLDCVTVGNPSPRILWRIPSKKLVDSYFSFDPRINVFSNGTLAIKAVTEKDEGDYLCVARNKMGDDYVLLKVSVVMKPAKIEYKHLSSRKVSYGGALKVDCVASGLPNPEIKWGLPDGTLVNSIMQADDSGVRTRRYIVFDNGTLYFNDVGMKEEGDYTCYAENQIGKDEMKIHVKVVADSPTIRNKSYAVIRVPYGDSISLVCHAKGEPAPSMTWYSPTNNIIPSTSNKYEVHNDGTLVIQKTQKYDSGNYTCTARNAAGHDKMVVGLEVLVSLPTINGYKGVENTVSETALKDQRKLLHCKAEGIPTPRVIWVFPENVVLPAPYHGSRMTVHHNGTLDIRSPKKTDSVQMICIARNEGGEAKLVVQLDVKDVVQKPQLKNPQTEIVFLTRGTSMIVNCSVQGHPNPEITWILPSGSTLQSGIRFSRFFHKPDGSLHISSPTDLDAGKYRCVGKNSAGHIERTVILQLGKRPEINNKHSPVVSIISGENLQLHCLSSGNTLAKLSWILPSGMVLTRPQQVDRYTVLQNGTLVVQQASVYDRGTYSCKVANEFETSSLTVPVIVIAYPPRIISGPTPVTYARPGVAIQLNCMVIGIPKAEVSWEMPDKMQLRTGNQPKLIGNKYLHPLGSLIIQNPSSRDVGYYKCIAKNIIGSDTKTTYVHVF, from the exons ATGGGCCACCCAGCCACCGCAGTCTTGGCACTGATGGTCACGCTAACAATGCCACATGCAGGCCTCCTGTGTCCACACCCATGTGCCTGCTACCAGCCCACAGAAGTGCACTGCACCTTCCGCTCCCTGCTGACTGTGCCCAGCGGTCTTCCCAGCCACGTGGAGCGCATAAACCTGGG GTTTAACACTATTAACAGACTTACCGAAAGTTCATTTTCTGGACTAAGAAAATTGGAGCTTCTTATGATTCATGGAAATTATCTGCATAGCATACCCAGTTCTACATTTCGGGACCTGGTATCCCTGCAG GTGCTGAAGATGAGCTACAATAAGCTTAGAGTGATCACAGGACACACCCTTTTTGGGCTTTCAGGGTTGATTAGACTGCACCTAGATCACAACTGGATTGAGTTCATCCAACCAGATGCCTTTAATGGCATGACAGCACTGCGCCTCGTTAACCTGGAGGGCAACCGCCTCCAGCAGCTCCACCCCTCTACCTTCGCCACATTCTCTGTCCTGCAGCACTTCCACGTTTCCAGCCTCAGACACCTGTACCTGTCTGATAACATCCTCAGCACACTGCCCCACACAATGTTCAGAACCATGCCCCAGCTGGAGAGCTTGTTTCTGCACAGCAATCCCTGGGCCTGCGACTGCAGGCTGCGCTGGTTCTTGGAATGGACTTCTCATTCCCCAG ATGTTTTGAAATGTAAGAAGGAAAAATCAGCCCCTGGGGAGCAGCTGTGTTCAGTGTGCTCCTCACCTAGGCAGCTAAGAGGCAAGGAAGCTTTGCAGCTGGAAGATCTCAACTGCACAAGTCCCAGAATCATATCACTCAAGAAGGGTGTGACATCGGAGGACAACCATGACGTTCTTTCACTAGAGCACTTCAAAGCTGCTTTTGGAAACATCACTCTTAATCTGACCGATGAGCATGGGCACAAAGTGGACCTACATTGCAGTATCAGTGAGCCCAGAGAGTCCAGCAAGATCACATGGAACCCAATTAGCTCTTATCGAATCGGCACCAACCTGTCTCTCTTTCTAGATCTTCAATGCCCAATGCATAGAGAGAGCTATGAAAAACTTTGGAAACTAATTGCTTATTACAGTGAAGTGCCTATGCACCTGCAAAGAGAACTCATGCTAACTAGGGAACCAAAAAGTTACCGATACAGACAGGATGTTGAAAAAAATGGTTATTATTACACAGGGGTCAGTGCTAATATGATGTCCCTGCCTGAGTGGCTCATGCAGTCAAGTGTCAAATTGCAACTGAACAGACTCCAGTCAACTTCTAGAAGTGTCAAGTTAATTCTGAGTATTGACTTCTCCGAGACATTGGAAACAGAAGTGATTCAACGGCAGAGGAGGAATTGGGTCATGATAGAGCTCAAGAACACCACTAGAACTGCCCTGAGTGCTCTTGTGGGGGCTGTCACTGAAATGGATTGCACTGTACAGAGTTCTGGTGATCCAGTTATTCAGTGGATGCTCCCAGATGGTTCTAAAGTGACTGCACCTTACAACAGTGCAGACAACAGAGTCTCTTTGTCCAGCACAGGGAAGCTGCTAATCAAAGCTGTGACCCACTCGGACTCTGGTGTGTACTACTGTATCGCCAAGGTGAAAGAGGATCTTGATGTTCTGGCTTTCCGTCTCTCTGTGGAGGAGTCGTCAGATCCATTGCCAGGggatgttgctggttctcctgtaaACAGATTTGTGAGCGAGTCGATTTCCTTGCCTTGCATCACCACTGGCACCCCAGATGCTGACCTGAACTGGATTCTGCCTGACAGAAATATTATAAACTTTAAACTCAACTCTTCCAAGGCTGCTGTGTATTTAAACGGCACTTTATTTCTTCCCAAGAGTCACCTCACTGACAGTGGATATTACAAATGTGTCGCTGTTAACCAGTATGGCAGGGATTCTCAGGCCACAAAGGTAATTGTTACAAGCCGGTACACAGCACGGCCTCTTCGTAAATTTCCCATGAGGCCTCAGTCAGCCTCAGGTGTTTCTACTAAAATAAAAGCCTTGGTAAGTGATACTGAGGAGTCATCCGGCGATGATGGTGTTCAAGAGAAAAAATTCACCGGCCAAATGGGCAAGCTGCATCCGAGGAGAGGCCAGCAAAGTAGCACCCGAAGGCTGCCGCTGATGAATTCTGGGAGACTGCCCCACAGGCGGAGAAAACCAATCCGCAAAGGTTTCCGTGTGGAGAATGGAAAGAGTGTTATTGAATCGAGAAGAAAGGTCAATATgccaaacaaaaaaatagacccacagcagtgggctgaCATTTTGGCGAAGATCCGTAATAAAATTGGCACTAAAATGACGACGCCCAGCTCAATTCAGGCCAGCACAGCTGCAACGATACAGCAACCCGAAAGCTCTCCCTCGTCAAACAGTGAACCATCAAAAAATGACGAAAACTCACAGAGGTCCTCCACAGATGATGCAAGTTTGCTTGAGGATAGACGCTATCTAGTCACCACATTGCAAATTCCAGCCCATCAAACTGAGAGCTTCCTAGGCATAGATGCTCCTAATTCTGAAGACCAGACTGACAGCATTTACCAAATGTCTGCATCCAAAACTAACATTGACTCAGATGCTGTCACAGCCAACACTCGTCTGATTCAACCCACATCTGGTCCTCGTGAGTCAAGTCTCACTGTGAGTGATGTAAATACTGAGGAGGAACACAACACAGGCATTATAAAAACCAGTATGCAGTACAACTCACCATTAGAGGAAAATCACAGCAAAGCAATGGAAACCAGCTCTGTATTTACGGCTCCAAGCCTTCTTATCATATCAGAGCAGCTTCTCGACATTAGTACTGCAGAAACCTCTCATACAGGTGGATTATCACCCACAGTTGATGCCTATTCTGGAATAACCTCACATATCTATGCAAAAGTTAATGATCACGTCAAAACCACAACAGAACCTAAAGTAACAGCATCCTCCTCTCGCACTAAACTAATGCTAAGTGGAAATTTTTCTCAGAAAATATACTCTAAATCTATACTACACAATCCTCAAAACCCGCGGAATTCAAGGAGGAGATACTGGAGCCGAAGAAGACCCAGCAGAATCCAAGCACCACAaaaaaccccaaagccatcactAGAATTTTTTACAGCTGGACCAAAGCTGTGGACCAAATCCCATGGTGGAAGTGTCTCTTTATCAACAGCCAGCACAACCATAATATCACAGCTTCAATCCGCAAGATCTCAGGTGACAATGACACCACCCATAACTGCTGTCACCAAAGATTTAAGTGTACATGAAATGTCATCTAGCCAGGCAGAAATCACGAGTACTGCTTACGAAGGCCATGCTAACCCAGAACTGAAAATCATCATTCCTTTCAACAGCAAATCTGAAATACAGGACTCAGCATTAACCACTGATTCGCACTATGTATTCACAAACGCGCAAAATCAGAGTATAAGCAAATATGACACATCAACAGTAGCAACTCTAAGCTCATCACCTGATTACGAAGCAGTATTGTTAACCATCCCTAATAGCGATGTAACCAGTATTGTTCCTGTGGAAAGCAATTTTCTCGATGAGAATAATCTAGAGACTGCAACTGGAGGCTTCACGGTTTCACTCAGCCCCCACTTCCCCACACAAGATTTTCAGATGAAGGCCAATGGGCCACCAGAAAATGGCCTTATTAATATTAAGCATGAATCACAAGATTCAGAAGAAACCACTGGGAACAATGACTCACATATCAAGGGCCACATAAAGCCAAATATAGTCAACATAACCCAGGATGAGAAGGAATCCTTGCCATACTTTCTCATACCAACTAAGACGCCAGTAATatcaggaagccctgaacaaGGGTTTTTTCTGGCTGACACAACACCAGTCACTGTAAAGCTCGGTACTAACTGGAAACCTAATCATGTTACCCAAACAAGCAAACCCGTATCAACAAAAATTAAGGAAGGTTTACTAAGAAGAACAATATTGACAAGTAATTCTGCCACAGTGACATCAACACAAGCGGCTGCAACAGCTGTAATAACAACATCAGCAGTGAAAGTGATGGATTCCCCTGCACTGAGGCCAAGTGTAAATTTGTCAAGTTCACCCCACAACAGATTAAAAACTGAAATATCTCATAGCTCACAAGGCAATAGGGGTAAATATGTATCTATTAAGCACAATGTTATACTGCCTGATATCAACCAAAAGTACTCTAATTCCTCAGACATTACAAATCCTCCCACCATTAGTAGGCCTGATGCAGACAGGAAGTTTATTCAAACCACACCACTTTTCTCCAATCCAACTGTTACTTCAGTAGAATCTAAACCATATTCAGCAGGCAATGCCATAAATACTAGTTCACAATTAGAAATCATGCTCGAGGAGACAGTTACCGATGCTCCTGCAACACAGTCACCTTTAAAAGGAAGCATCCCTCAATCTCAGCAAAACCCGGGTAGTGAAGCAGGGGCCCTAATATTCCCCAGTATAGAGGCTCCTCCGAATGTTCCTCAGTACCACACACCACCCTCTTTAGTGGCATCCCAGGGAGCACAGCCCAGAATTACAACCACTAATGTCCACAGCGTTTCTGTGCATGCTGAGATGGATGCTgctttgccctgtgatgcagcTGGAGAGCCCAAACCATTCCTGATGTGGACTAAGGTTTCCTCCG AAGCAATGATTACACTGAACAGTAAGATTCCGAGAATGGAGGTAAAGTCCAACGGGACACTTGTCATTCGAAATACCCAAGTTCACGATCATGGACAGTACCTCTGCACAGCCCAGAACCAGCACGGGGTGGACAAGATGCTGGTCACTCTGATGGTGCTGTCTCAGCGGCCTCGGATTCTACAGCCACGCCATCGTGATGTGGTGGTGTATCTGGGCAACAGCACAAGTCTGGACTGCCAGGCGAAGGGCATCCCCAGCCCCAACATCACCTGGGTGTTGCCAGATAGGACAGTATTACGCACTGCCTCCAGCTCCAAGCAGCACGTCTCGCTTTTGGCCAATGGCACCTTGTATATCCAATCCACTGCCTATCCAGACCGAGGAGTTTACAAATGCATAGCGAGTAACGCAGCTGGGACTGACGTTCTTTCTGCACGTATCCATGTTACAGCCTTGCCACCCATCATCCAGCAACCACATTATGAGAACCTCACTCTCTCTGAGGGCCAGGTGGTCTACGTCCACTGCTCTGCCAAGggtgccccccagccctccATCCGCTGGGTCACCTTCGATGGTTCCCATGTCCGCCCCTCACAGTTTGTGAACGGTAACCTCTTTGTTTTTCCCAATGGAACCCTGTACATTCGTAACCTCTCGCCCAAAGACAGTGGCAGGTACGAGTGCACAGCCTCTAATATGGTGGGATCCTCCAAGAGGGGCATCAACCTGCTTGTGAAAAAAGGCATATCTACAGCAAAAATCACATCCTCCTCTCCCAAACGGACGGAAGTCACTTATGGGGGCCAGCTATACCTTGACTGTGTTACTGTGGGGAACCCAAGTCCCAGAATCTTATGGAGGATTCCATCCAAGAAACTGGTGGATTCTTatttcag TTTTGATCCTAGAATTAACGTCTTCAGTAATGGCACGCTTGCAATCAAAGCAGTTACAGAGAAGGATGAGGGAGACTACTTGTGTGTGGCCAGGAATAAGATGGGGGATGACTACGTGTTGCTGAAGGTCAGCGTTGTGATGAAGCCAGCAAAAATAGAGTATAAGCACTTGAGCAGTCGGAAGGTGTCATATGGTGGAGCGTTGAAAGTAGACTGTGTTGCCTCAGGCCTTCCCAACCCCGAGATCAAGTGGGGCCTACCAGATGGCACGTTGGTGAACAGTATCATGCAGGCCGATGATAGTGGCGTGCGGACAAGGAGGTACATAGTCTTTGATAATGGCACCCTGTATTTTAATGACGTGGGGATGAAGGAAGAGGGAGACTACACATGCTATGCTGAGAACCAGATTGGGAAGGATGAGATGAAGATCCATGTTAAGGTAGTGGCAGACTCTCCCACAATAAGGAACAAAAGCTATGCTGTCATCAGAGTTCCTTATGGGGATTCCATCTCACTGGTATGCCATGCTAAAGGAGAACCAGCACCAAGCATGACGTGGTATTCTCCCACCAATAACATCATCCCTTCCACTTCCAATAAATATGAGGTTCACAACGATGGCACACTTGTCATTCAGAAAACCCAGAAGTATGACAGCGGCAATTATACCTGCACTGCTCGGAATGCTGCTGGACATGACAAGATGGTGGTAGGGCTTGAAGTCCTTGTTTCTTTGCCCACTATCAATGGCTACAAGGGGGTGGAGAACACAGTCAGTGAGACTGCTTTGAAGGACCAACGGAAACTTTTGCACTGCAAGGCTGAAGGGATTCCCACTCCCCGTGTTATTTGGGTTTTTCCTGAGAATGTGGTCCTGCCTGCACCATACCATGGAAGCAGGATGACGGTCCATCATAATGGAACTTTAGACATTCGGTCTCCAAAGAAGACGGATTCGGTGCAGATGATTTGCATTGCCCGCAATGAGGGTGGAGAAGCTAAACTTGTTGTTCAACTGGATGTTAAAGATGTTGTTCAGAAACCACAGCTAAAGAATCCACAAACTGAGATTGTATTCCTAACCCGTGGAACCTCAATGATTGTGAACTGCTCTGTTCAAGGACATCCAAATCCAGAAATCACTTGGATTCTTCCAAGTGGGTCCACCCTTCAAAGTGGCATACGGTTCTCAAGATTCTTCCACAAGCCTGATGGAAGTTTACATATCAGCAGCCCTACAGATCTTGATGCAGGGAAATATCGCTGTGTGGGCAAGAACTCAGCTGGACATATTGAACGCACTGTCATCCTACAGCTGGGAAAAAGGccagaaattaataataaacataGTCCTGTAGTGAGTATCATCAGCGGGGAGAACTTACAGCTCCATTGCCTCTCCAGCGGAAATACACTGGCCAAGCTGTCCTGGATACTGCCCAGTGGCATGGTTTTGACAAGGCCTCAGCAGGTGGATCGTTACACAGTTTTACAGAATGGAACCTTGGTGGTCCAGCAGGCTTCCGTGTATGACAGGGGAACGTACTCCTGCAAGGTAGCCAATGAGTTTGAGACTTCCTCGCTTACAGTACCTGTGATTGTGATCGCATACCCACCCCGTATCATTAGTGGCCCTACCCCTGTGACATATGCCAGGCCTGGAGTTGCCATCCAGCTTAACTGCATGGTCATTGGCATCCCAAAAGCAGAGGTGTCATGGGAGATGCCAGATAAGATGCAGCTAAGAACTGGGAACCAGCCAAAACTCATTGGCAACAAGTATTTACACCCACTGGGTTCCCTAATAATACAGAACCCGTCAAGCAGAGACGTGGGCTATTATAAGTGTATT